The following coding sequences are from one Chaetodon trifascialis isolate fChaTrf1 chromosome 24, fChaTrf1.hap1, whole genome shotgun sequence window:
- the bin1b gene encoding myc box-dependent-interacting protein 1b isoform X2, whose product MAETGKGVTAGKLAINVQKRLTRAQEKVLQKLGKADETRDAAFEEMVSNFNKQMTEGTKLQRDLKAYLTAVKTMHDASRRLQDCLADMYEPDWFGKEEMDTLAEDTDTLWLDYHQSITDKSMSCMDTYLSQFPDIKARIAKRDRKMVDFDSARHHFASLQKGKKKDEAKIAKAEEDLGRAQKIFEELNVELQDELPALWDNRVGVYVNAFQSLAGHQEKFHREMSKLSQNLNDIMTKLEEQRQLKKGGTAAAKTADAAKSEEANHSESASSAPKSTVTNGSDGELPPGFLYKVKAIHDYAATDNDELELKMGDVVLALAFDNPDEQDDGWLMGVKESHWLQNKDISAKGVFPENFTQKV is encoded by the exons ATGGCCGAGACAGGGAAAGGTGTCACCGCCGGGAAGCTGGCCATCAACGTCCAGAAGAGGCTGACCAGAGCGCAGGAGAAG GTCTTGCAGAAGCTCGGCAAAGCAGATGAGACCCGAGACGCCGCCTTTGAGGAGATGGTGTCCAACTTCAACAAGCAGATG ACTGAAGGCACCAAGCTGCAGCGGGACCTGAAAGCCTACCTGACGGCCGTGAAAA CGATGCACGACGCCTCTCGGCGGCTGCAGGACTGCCTGGCCGACATGTACGAACCGGACTGGTTTGGTAAAGAGGAGATGGACACGCTGGCAGAG GACACAGACACTCTGTGGTTGGACTATCACCAGAGCATCACGGACAAATCGATGTCCTGCATGGACACGTACCTGTCTCAGTTTCCTGATATCAag GCTCGTATCGCCAAGCGCGACAGGAAGATGGTGGACTTCGACAGCGCCAGGCATCACTTCGCCTCCTtacagaaaggaaagaagaaggaCGAGGCCAAGATTGCCAAG gcgGAGGAGGATCTGGGTCGAGCTCAGAAGATTTTCGAGGAGCTGAATGTGGAGTTACAAGACGAGCTTCCAGCTTTGTGGGACAA tcgtGTTGGCGTCTATGTGAACGCATTCCAGAGTCTGGCGGGTCATCAGGAGAAGTTCCACCGGGAAATGAGCAAG CTCAGCCAAAACCTGAACGACATCATGACCAAACTGGAAGAACAACGGCAGCTCAA AAAAGGTGGCACTGCAGCGGCGAAGACAGCTGACGCTGCCAAGAG tgaGGAAGCAAACCACAGCGAATCAGCAAGCTCAGCGCCAAAG AGCACAGTGACCAATGGCTCGGATGGTGAACTCCCTCCAGGATTCCTCTACAAG GTTAAAGCCATACATGATTACGCTGCCACTGACAATGATgagctggagctgaagatgGGAGACGTGGTGCTGGCTTTGGCCTTTGACAACCCAGACGAGCAG gatgACGGCTGGCTCATGGGCGTGAAGGAGTCTCACTGGTTGCAGAACAAAGATATTTCAGCCAAAGGCGTTTTCCCCGAGAACTTCACGCAGAAGGTTTGA
- the LOC139327933 gene encoding indian hedgehog B protein-like — protein MLLPTLVTCLAGCAFLLSPVSEGCGPGRGYGKRRSPRKLAPLAYKQFSPNVAEKTLGASGRYEGKITRNSERFKELTPNYNPDIIFKDEENTGADRMMTQRCKDKLNSLAISVMNLWPGVRLRVTEGWDEDGHHSEESLHYEGRAVDITTSDRDRNKYAMLARLAVEAGFDWVYYESKAHIHCSVKSDHSVAAKSGGCFPGEASVTLEGGGQKSISDLRPGERVLASVGGDGSGELVYSEVLAFLDRDPVTRKLFYTLQTEAGARLSLTAAHLVFVSEGNCSEGAVPARGALRTAYASDARPGQCVLVSEGKAGWRHSEGRLSRITRVGVRESRGAFAPLTQQGTVVVDGVVASCYAVVEQHSLAHWAFSPLRLIHSWTGSTGSHSDGIHWYSRLLHWLGRMLLDSGRLHPLGVAQDDR, from the exons ATGCTGCTCCCGACGCTGGTGACGTGCCTCGCCGGGTGCGCCTTTCTCCTCTCGCCGGTCAGCGAGGGTTGCGGACCGGGTAGAGGTTACGGCAAGAGGCGGTCACCGCGGAAACTCGCGCCGCTCGCCTACAAACAGTTCAGCCCCAACGTGGCCGAGAAGACTTTAGGGGCCAGCGGGAGATACGAAGGGAAAATAACCCGGAACTCTGAGCGCTTCAAGGAGCTCACACCGAACTACAACCCCGACATCATCTTCAAGGATGAGGAGAACACAGGTGCAGACCGCATGATGACACAG cgctgcaaaGACAAGCTGAACTCTTTGGCCATCTCGGTGATGAACCTGTGGCCCGGGGTCCGGCTGCGGGTCACCGAGGGCTGGGACGAGGACGGCCACCACTCGGAGGAGTCGCTGCACTACGAGGGCCGGGCGGTGGACATCACCACGTCGGACCGAGACCGGAACAAGTATGCCATGCTGGCGCGGCTGGCGGTGGAGGCCGGCTTCGACTGGGTCTACTACGAGTCCAAGGCCCACATCCACTGCAGCGTCAAGTCAG acCACTCAGTGGCGGCTAAATCTGGAGGTTGTTTCCCCGGCGAGGCCTCGGTCACGTTGGAGGGCGGCGGTCAGAAGTCCATCAGCGACCTGCGACCCGGCGAGCGCGTCCTGGCCTCGGTGGGCGGCGACGGCAGCGGGGAGCTGGTTTACAGTGAAGTGCTGGCCTTCCTGGACCGTGACCCCGTGACCCGGAAGCTCTTCTACACCCTGCAGACAGAAGCTGGAGCCCGCCTCTCGCTCACCGCTGCCCACCTGGTCTTTGTGTCTGAGGGGAACTGCTCAGAGGGGGCGGTGCCGGCCCGCGGCGCCCTCAGGACGGCGTACGCCAGCGACGCCCGGCCTGGACAGTGCGTGCTGGTGTCGGAGGGCAAAGCGGGCTGGAGGCACAGCGAGGGGCGTCTGTCTCGGATCACCCGGGTCGGGGTGAGGGAGAGCCGGGGGGCGTTCGCTCCGCTGACCCAGCAGGGCACGGTGGTGGTGGACGGGGTGGTGGCGTCCTGCTACGCGGTGGTGGAGCAGCACTCCCTGGCTCACTGGGCCTTCTCGCCGCTCCGGCTGATCCACAGCTGGACTGGATCCACTGGGAGCCACAGTGACGGGATCCACTGGTACTCACGGCTCTTACACTGGCTGGGGAGGATGCTGCTGGACTCAGGACGCCTCCACCCACTGGGCGTGGCTCAGGACGACAGGTGA
- the LOC139327775 gene encoding tubulin alpha-1A chain-like: protein MRECISVHVGQAGAQIGNACWELYCLEHGIQPDGQMPSDKTIGGGDDSFNTFFSETGAGKHVPRAVFVDLEPTVIDEVRTGTYRQLFHPEQLITGKEDAANNYARGHYTIGKEIIDLVLDRIRKLADQCTGLQGFLIFHSFGGGTGSGFTSLLMERLSVDYGKKSKLEFAIYPAPQVSTAVVEPYNSILTTHTTLEHSDCAFMVDNEAIYDICRRNLDIERPTYTNLNRLIGQIVSSITASLRFDGALNVDLTEFQTNLVPYPRIHFPLATYAPVISAEKAYHEQLSVAEITNACFEPANQMVKCDPRHGKYMACCLLFRGNVVPKDVNSAIATIKTKRTIQFVDWCPTGFKVGINYQPPTVVPGGDLAKVQRAVCMLSNTTAIAEAWARLDHKFDLMYAKRAFVHWYVGEGMEEGEFSEAREDMAALEKDYEEVGTDSIGDEGEEEGEEY from the exons ATG CGGGAATGTATCTCTGTCCATGTTGGCCAAGCTGGAGCTCAGATAggcaatgcatgctgggagctcTACTGCCTGGAGCACGGCATCCAGCCAGACGGTCAGATGCCCAGTGACAAGACCATTGGAGGAGGAGACGACTCCTTCAACACCTTCTTCAGTGAGACTGGAGCCGGCAAACATGTTCCCAGAGCCgtctttgtggacttggagcCAACTGTCATTG ATGAGGTCCGCACAGGTACCTACCGCCAGCTCTTCCATCCAGAGCAGCTGATCACTGGAAAAGAAGATGCAGCCAACAACTACGCCCGTGGTCACTACACCATCGGCAAGGAGATCATCGACCTGGTTCTCGACAGGATTCGTAAACTG GCTGACCAGTGCACAGGCCTCCAAGGCTTCCTCATCTTTCACTCCTTTGGAGGAGGAACCGGCTCTGGTTTCACCTCTCTGCTGATGGAGCGTCTGTCCGTCGACTACGGCAAGAAGTCCAAGCTGGAGTTTGCCATCTATCCAGCCCCCCAGGTGTCCACAGCCGTGGTGGAGCCCTACAACTCCATCCTGACCACCCACACCACCCTGGAGCACTCCGACTgtgccttcatggtggacaacGAGGCCATCTACGACATCTGCCGCAGGAACCTGGACATCGAGCGTCCCACCTACACCAACCTCAACAGGCTGATTGGACAGATCGTCTCCTCCATCACCGCCTCCCTGCGCTTTGACGGAGCCTTGAACGTGGATCTGACAGAGTTCCAGACAAACCTGGTGCCCTACCCTCGCATCCACTTCCCTCTGGCCACCTACGCCCCCGTTATCTCAGCAGAGAAGGCCTATCACGAGCAGTTATCAGTGGCAGAGATCACCAACGCCTGCTTcgagccagccaatcagatggtgAAATGCGACCCTCGACATGGCAAGTACATGGCCTGCTGTTTGTTATTCCGCGGCAATGTGGTGCCCAAAGATGTCAACTCTGCCATCGCCACCATCAAAACCAAGCGCACCATCCagtttgtggactggtgtccCACAGGCTTCAAGGTGGGCATCAACTACCAGCCGCCCACTGTGGTTCCCGGAGGAGACCTGGCCAAGGTGCAGAGGGCCGTGTGCATGCTGAGCAACACCACCGCCATCGCCGAGGCCTGGGCTCGCCTCGACCACAAGTTTGACCTGATGTACGCCAAGAGGGCCTTTGTGCACTGGTACGTGggagaggggatggaggagggagagttcTCCGAGGCCAGAGAGGACATGGCTGCACTGGAGAAGGATTATGAAGAGGTGGGAACCGACAGCATCGGGGATGAAGgcgaggaagagggagaagaatattaa
- the LOC139352144 gene encoding tubulin alpha-1D chain-like encodes MRECLSVHVGQAGVQMGNACWELYCLEHGIQPDGQMPSDKTIGGGDDSFNTFFSETGAGKHVPRAIFVDLEPTVIDEVRTGTYRQLFHPEQLITGKEDAANNYARGHYTIGKEIIDLVLDRIRKLADQCTGLQGFLIFHSFGGGTGSGFTSLLMERLSVDYGKKSKLEFAVYPAPQVSTAVVEPYNSILTTHTTLEHSDCAFMVDNEAIYDICRRNLDIERPTYTNLNRLNGQIVSSITASLRFDGALNVDLTEFQTNLVPYPRIHFPLVTYAPVISAEKAYHEQLSVADITNACFEPANQMVKCDPRHGKYMACCLLYRGDVVPKDVNSAIATIKTKRTIQFVDWCPTGFKVGINYQPPTVVPGGDLAKVQRAVCMLSNTTAIAEAWARLDHKFDLMYAKRAFVHWYVGEGMEEGEFSEAREDMAALEKDYEEVGTDSIGDEGEEEEGEEY; translated from the exons ATG CGTGAGTGCCTCTCCGTGCATGTTGGTCAGGCTGGTGTCCAAATGggcaatgcatgctgggagctcTACTGCCTGGAGCACGGCATCCAGCCGGACGGTCAGATGCCCAGTGACAAGACCATCGGAGGAGGAGACGACTCCTTCAACACCTTCTTCAGTGAGACTGGAGCCGGCAAACATGTTCCCAGAGCCatctttgtggacttggagcCCACTGTCATCG ATGAGGTCCGCACAGGTACCTACCGCCAGCTCTTCCATCCAGAGCAGCTGATCACTGGAAAAGAAGATGCAGCCAACAACTACGCCCGTGGTCACTACACCATTGGCAAGGAGATCATCGACCTGGTTCTCGACAGGATTCGTAAACTG GCCGACCAGTGCACAGGCCTCCAAGGCTTCCTCATCTTTCACTCCTTTGGAGGAGGAACCGGCTCTGGTTTCACCTCTCTGCTGATGGAGCGTCTGTCCGTCGACTACGGCAAGAAGTCCAAGCTGGAGTTTGCAGTTTATCCAGCCCCCCAGGTGTCCACAGCCGTGGTGGAGCCCTACAACTCCATCCTGACCACCCACACCACCCTGGAGCACTCCGACTgtgccttcatggtggacaacGAGGCCATCTACGACATCTGCCGCAGGAACCTGGACATCGAGCGTCCCACCTACACCAACCTCAACAGGCTAAATGGACAGATCGTCTCCTCCATCACCGCCTCCCTGCGCTTTGACGGAGCCTTGAACGTGGATCTGACAGAGTTCCAGACAAACCTGGTGCCCTACCCTCGCATCCACTTCCCTCTGGTGACCTACGCCCCCGTTATCTCAGCAGAGAAGGCCTATCACGAGCAGTTATCAGTGGCTGACATCACCAACGCCTGCTTCGAGCCGGCCAATCAGATGGTGAAATGCGACCCTCGCCATGGCAAGTACATGGCCTGCTGCCTCCTGTACCGCGGCGATGTGGTGCCCAAAGATGTCAACTCTGCCATCGCCACCATCAAAACCAAGCGCACCATCCagtttgtggactggtgtccCACAGGCTTCAAGGTGGGCATCAACTACCAGCCGCCCACTGTGGTTCCCGGAGGAGACCTGGCCAAGGTGCAGAGGGCCGTGTGCATGCTGAGCAACACCACCGCCATCGCCGAGGCCTGGGCTCGCCTCGACCACAAGTTTGACCTGATGTATGCCAAGAGGGCCTTCGTGCACTGGTACGTGggagaggggatggaggagggagagttcTCCGAGGCCAGAGAGGACATGGCTGCACTGGAGAAGGATTATGAAGAGGTGGGAACCGACAGCATCGGGGATGAaggcgaggaagaggaaggggaggagtaCTAA
- the nhej1 gene encoding non-homologous end-joining factor 1, protein MEARGASSEVLLQRPWLPVSIGGCRLLAKSWFGETAYHVLLTDVHCVWEERMDSAAIQERAQELNRRLRAPVEAFFSHLCEVVQPCLSGSDGRPDGQAQISLSRQEDGSVSVKLKSELAGLPFYWDFHCTPAPITVVCEQLLRPLLAMSHLLQRQVEQLGGLLVRKDAEIQDYRENGATLSRERLQTTVFEEQTYREEFMAKALPLLRSEQRDAPGFDAGLQHLYAAIVAHEDARAQKRKLCEDERPPAEDPDLASSLGVSVSCEAGEDAEQSLNTQVNAAGAKMADRPTVQCPSAPSSPAERTSSKPKKKKVGLFR, encoded by the exons ATGGAGGCCCGTGGAGCTTCCTCTGAGGTCCTCCTGCAGCGTCCCTGGCTTCCTGTGAGCATCGGCGGCTGCCGGCTGTTAGCCAAGAGCTGGTTTGGGGAGACGGCGTACCACGTCCTGCTGACAGACGTCCActgtgtgtgggaggagagaATGGACTCAGCAGCCATCCAGGAGAGAGCGCAG GAGCTGAACAGACGCTTGCGAGCCCCCGTCGAAGCTTTCTTCTCCCACCTGTGCGAGGTGGTCCAGCCCTGCCTGTCAGGAAGCGACGGGCGACCCGACGGCCAGGCCCAGATTTCCCTGAGCCGACAGGAGGATGGCAGCGTCAGCGTCAAGCTGAAGAGCGAgctggcagggctgcccttCTACTGGGACTTTCACTGCACCCCTGCCCCCATCACTGTG gtgtgtgagcagctgctgcgccccctgctggccatgaGCCACCTGCTGCAGCGGCAGGTGGAGCAGCTCGGAGGTCTGCTGGTGAGGAAGGACGCCGAGATCCAGGACTACAGAGAGAACGGAGCCACGCTCAGCAGAg aACGGCTGCAGACGACCGTTTTTGAGGAGCAAACCTACAGAGAGGAATTCATGGCAAAG gctcttcctctgctgcgcTCTGAGCAGCGGGACGCTCCGGGCTTCGACGCCGGCCTCCAGCACCTGTACGCCGCCATCGTCGCCCACGAGGACGCACGCGCTCAGAAACGCAAACTGTGTGAGGACGAGCGTCCGCCCGCTGAGGACCCGGACCTCGCCTCCTCTCTGG gtgtttctgtcagctgtgagGCAGGTGAGGACGCAGAGCAGAGCCTCAACACGCAGGTGAATGCCGCTGGAGCCAAGATGGCCGACAGACCCACCGTCCAG tgtcctTCGGCCCCGTCCAGCCCTGCAGAGCGAACGTCCTccaaaccaaagaagaagaaagtgggGCTGTTCAGATGA
- the bin1b gene encoding myc box-dependent-interacting protein 1b isoform X1: protein MAETGKGVTAGKLAINVQKRLTRAQEKVLQKLGKADETRDAAFEEMVSNFNKQMTEGTKLQRDLKAYLTAVKTMHDASRRLQDCLADMYEPDWFGKEEMDTLAEEMIEKEMDNNLEDTDTLWLDYHQSITDKSMSCMDTYLSQFPDIKARIAKRDRKMVDFDSARHHFASLQKGKKKDEAKIAKPAALLEMAAPSWAQGLISAHQVAQTNLSYNQAEEDLGRAQKIFEELNVELQDELPALWDNRVGVYVNAFQSLAGHQEKFHREMSKLSQNLNDIMTKLEEQRQLKKGGTAAAKTADAAKSEEANHSESASSAPKSTVTNGSDGELPPGFLYKVKAIHDYAATDNDELELKMGDVVLALAFDNPDEQDDGWLMGVKESHWLQNKDISAKGVFPENFTQKV from the exons ATGGCCGAGACAGGGAAAGGTGTCACCGCCGGGAAGCTGGCCATCAACGTCCAGAAGAGGCTGACCAGAGCGCAGGAGAAG GTCTTGCAGAAGCTCGGCAAAGCAGATGAGACCCGAGACGCCGCCTTTGAGGAGATGGTGTCCAACTTCAACAAGCAGATG ACTGAAGGCACCAAGCTGCAGCGGGACCTGAAAGCCTACCTGACGGCCGTGAAAA CGATGCACGACGCCTCTCGGCGGCTGCAGGACTGCCTGGCCGACATGTACGAACCGGACTGGTTTGGTAAAGAGGAGATGGACACGCTGGCAGAG GAGATGATAGAGAAGGAGATGGACAATAACTTGGAG GACACAGACACTCTGTGGTTGGACTATCACCAGAGCATCACGGACAAATCGATGTCCTGCATGGACACGTACCTGTCTCAGTTTCCTGATATCAag GCTCGTATCGCCAAGCGCGACAGGAAGATGGTGGACTTCGACAGCGCCAGGCATCACTTCGCCTCCTtacagaaaggaaagaagaaggaCGAGGCCAAGATTGCCAAG CCAGCAGCCCTGTTGGAGATGGCGGCTCCCAGCTGGGCTCAGGGTTTGATCTCAGCCCACCAGGTGGCTCAGACTAACCTCTCCTACAACCAG gcgGAGGAGGATCTGGGTCGAGCTCAGAAGATTTTCGAGGAGCTGAATGTGGAGTTACAAGACGAGCTTCCAGCTTTGTGGGACAA tcgtGTTGGCGTCTATGTGAACGCATTCCAGAGTCTGGCGGGTCATCAGGAGAAGTTCCACCGGGAAATGAGCAAG CTCAGCCAAAACCTGAACGACATCATGACCAAACTGGAAGAACAACGGCAGCTCAA AAAAGGTGGCACTGCAGCGGCGAAGACAGCTGACGCTGCCAAGAG tgaGGAAGCAAACCACAGCGAATCAGCAAGCTCAGCGCCAAAG AGCACAGTGACCAATGGCTCGGATGGTGAACTCCCTCCAGGATTCCTCTACAAG GTTAAAGCCATACATGATTACGCTGCCACTGACAATGATgagctggagctgaagatgGGAGACGTGGTGCTGGCTTTGGCCTTTGACAACCCAGACGAGCAG gatgACGGCTGGCTCATGGGCGTGAAGGAGTCTCACTGGTTGCAGAACAAAGATATTTCAGCCAAAGGCGTTTTCCCCGAGAACTTCACGCAGAAGGTTTGA